The sequence below is a genomic window from Ovis canadensis isolate MfBH-ARS-UI-01 breed Bighorn chromosome 1, ARS-UI_OviCan_v2, whole genome shotgun sequence.
CCAGGCACTCCTtccaccctctgagccacaggctTCCACACGGCCGTCCCGCATACAGAGCATCTCCACTGCACTCGGGGCTGTCCCTCCTCTGATGGGTCATCCCACTAAGAGAGGCTTGCAGGGAGACTGGGGCCAGAGGGGTGCACACGGTACCTGTGGGCCCTGCTGTGCTGACTCCTGGGTCCTGCTGATCCACAGGCTGAGCTGCGACTTCAACCCTGAGAGCTCCAAGTTCTCCTGAGGAGAGAGCTCCCACCTTGGGGCTGGGCTGGCATCCCCAGAGGGCCCCCCCCTCACCACATCTACATGGCCAGGCCATGGGACCCTCCCCCGGAGCTGTGTGCACagctgggctgggggctcagCAACAGGCATGGCCGGGCCCTTGAGTCTGCCAGACAGACACAGGAAAGCATGGAGCTGTCCCAAAGTgcccaggctccagctctgcagaCCCCAGGTGGGCCAGTGCACTCACCTTGCAGCTGATGGCTGGGCCCTCTCGGCTCTGGCCTACCAGCTTCTTCTCAAAGAGGTGGCGCTTGCTGGTGACATCCACAGGAGCCACGGGGAACTCAGCGTGGAATCGGTTTGCATCCCTGATGAACTCTGATCTCTGGGAGCAGAGAGCACAGGCCACTGACTCTGGAGGCTGAGGCCCCTGGCATGCCCAGCACACTCCAGGACTCAGCCCACTCACTTCTAGGGCTGAGAGGTATTGCTCCACCTTCAGGTCTATTTTGACCGATCTGGCCAGGAGCCTCACAATGGTGCTGCAGGGCAGGAAGACAGGGCGAGACAAAGCAGGTGAGTCCTTCCCACCCACggacactgggcctgcccctgtgcTCCACCTCACTCTGGCAAAGAGAATGCAGCCTCTGTATACAGAAGGTGGGGGTGCCCTGTCCTCCCGAGACACGGTCCTTTTGGCAGGATCCCCCAGGCCAGAAACAGCTGCTGTCCCTGCCCTGTGGAGTCAGTCCCGCCTCAGACGCTGCTCCCCTCTCTACACCTTCCACCTTCCACCTTCCCAGACCCCAGGCTCCCAATTCCATATCAACCCCATCCTGCCCTCAGGCACAGGCAGCATGAAAGGCTCATGACCTGGGTCTGATGCCCTCCTGAACCTGGTGACCCACCCTGCTCCCCATGCTGCCGCACAAGCTGGTTGGCCTCCATGTGGACTCCGCTCCAAGCCTCTCCGCTTGCCGACCCTCTGTCCAGAGCTGCCTGCAGTGCTCTCCCCACCTCACATCCCCTGATGCCCTCTGCCCCCTGCCATTGCCCTGCtgtctcacagagctctcccctCCTCACAGGGACTGACACTCACTATCTTGACACTCACTATCTTCTGCCCTCACCCCACTCTCATAGGCTGAGCTTCCgtgactgcaaggagctccagtCTTCGGTTCCCATCGTGACCCCTGGAACCTCCATGCCCTGTAGTTCCTGCACATCTCACACTGAAGCGAGGGCAGCAACTCCTTCATCCACTGTGTGCCCCAGGTCCCCCAGCCTCGCCCCGGACCACTGGCCTCAGAGACAGTCTCAGGGCAGTTGGTGCAGCCTGCGTGCATGAATCCCAAATGCTTGACTCAAATGACCCCAGCACACCcactcacccccaccccgcccccggcaACCCATGGCCCAGGACGtcccctcctgcctgccccctccAGGCAGCAGGACCCTCCCCTTGCTGTACCTCACGACTCAGCCCCACATCAGATGTGTCCCGGGGCCCCCAGGCCCTGACCTGTGGGATAAGGCCACCTTGGAGCTGTCCCTCCGGGGTCTCATCTGGAAAGAGAAGGAATGTGCCAGTGAGCAGAGTCTGTGGCAGCCACAGGCTCCACAAGGGAGGACTTGCCTCTCAGAACACAGCCCACCCTGGGTTCTCCCCAACACACCCCTATATGTAGACCCCAGCCACACCCCCATGAAAGGCCTGCCTTGGGCCTGGGGCATGACCCCTCCCATCAAGCCAGGTCATCAGCCCCCCTTGATGCCCCCAGGTCTTTTCAGGGTGCCTCCTGCCTGCTCCCCACTGCCCTGAGCCCTGCAGGGAGGGGCCCACAGTATCCAGGCTCATCCTGGCATGGGGGCTGGAGCACTGCAGGGTGCTGCTGAAGGTGGGCAAGGACCGTGTCAGCGAGGGGGCCTTGGCCTTAGCATCCGTGCTGGGGGTCCTCACCTGGACGGAGCATGGGATGAGTCATGTGGGAGGAGGGGCAGCCTGGAGCACCCGCAGGCCTGGCTCACCCCAGCAGCCATGGAGCAGTGGCAGCAGGCCAGTCCTCTGACCCCGCCTGCTGCCTCGGTTGTGGGGGTGCAGCCATAGGCCCAGGGCCAGGCCAGTGGACAGggcttccagggatgggggagcttctAGAAGCATCTGAGGCTTCCATGGAGTCTGGGCCTGGGATGAGGGTGTGGTGTGGGTGCCAGGTGAGACCCCATCCCAGTCCCCTGTCCCTGCAgagcaggcagggaggggagacacAGCTGGGGCCGGCCTGGAGGAAGGAGgacaggagaaagggaggaagccAGAGACACCAGGAGGACAGCAGATGggaggacaggagacagggaggctGCCAGAGATGCCAGGAGGACGGGGAGGCTGCCAGAGATgctggaaggacagggaggtAGGGGGCACCGCACACCTGCAACGTGAGGGGCAGGAGGCCACCAGCCCTGGGCAGAGGCCCCGGCGAAGACTCGTGTTCCATCTCAGGCCCAGTGCCCCGCTGCCTCCTAGGGTGAGTGctcccagtcctggggccacacTGAGGCCATGGCCCTGCCTGGGGCCGGCTGCATCTCGGGGAATGGAGTCTTCTCTAACGGTGACTTTCTCAGACACGTGTCTCTTCTCTGAGTTGCTGGCTTTGCCTGGAACTGCCCTCTTTCCTGAGTCAGCTCTCTCCTCCAGCACAGAGATCTTCTGGGACATGGAGCATTTACTGGAGTTGAGGGTCTCATGTCCAGGCTTGCTTTTGGCTCAAGTGTCTTCCCTGCAGCAGACGGCTTCTAGGAGCCCGTATGTGCCATttcccccaggcctccctgctagGACTGCAGTGGAGGAATGGGTGCCTGCCAGGCAACATTCTCCAGGGAGAGCTGCCACAACCCCTGGGGCCCCACTCACCTCAGCACCCAGCAGGGCCTCTGGCTTCTTCCTCCACTGGGGCTTGCTGCGAGCTGCCAAATCCCTCTGTGTCTCCTGGTTCTGGGCATTGGGACAGAGACCAGGCCCAGGCTGCTGCAGAGCCCCCTGGCCCGCCCCTTCCCAGGGGAGGACCCCAGGCACTCCTCCTtccaccctctgagccacaggctTCCACACGGCCGTCCCACATACAGAGTATCTCCACTGCACTCAGGGCTGTCCCTCCCCTGACGGGCCATCCCACTATGAGAggcctgcagggagcccagggccAGAGGGTTGCACGTGGTACCTGTGGGCCCTGCTGTGCTGACTCCTGGGTCCTGCTGATCCACAGGTTGAGCCGTGACTTCACTACCCCTGAGAGCTCCAAGTTCTCCTGAGAAGAGAGCTCCCACC
It includes:
- the LOC138439054 gene encoding ladinin-1-like, with product MSQKISVLEERADSGKRAVPGKASNSEKRHVSEKVTVREDSIPRDAVRTPSTDAKAKAPSLTRSLPTFSSTLQCSSPHARMSLDTMRPRRDSSKVALSHSTIVRLLARSVKIDLKVEQYLSALERSEFIRDANRFHAEFPVAPVDVTSKRHLFEKKLVGQSREGPAISCKENLELSGLKSQLSLWISRTQESAQQGPQNQETQRDLAARSKPQWRKKPEALLGAEVSGGPGIVAALLGECCLAGTHSPTARLAGGPGGQVTYRLLEAVCCREDT